A genomic region of Rhodococcus pyridinivorans contains the following coding sequences:
- the eccE gene encoding type VII secretion protein EccE: MRLVGAQCVAALVWTLAVVSGASVWVACAIAVPPAALCLVRIGGRGTAEWIATVLRRRPDDVSVSGVLRDFHVGSAVPVGVLWDGPYATVVLEPFSPAGAITRLGRDSEETGRTLPLDAIAACLYRHDVVLDGIDVVVQGRRVRDSTPAGQAYAQLLGPLPAAAERTVRVVLRLDVTSCAAAAARRGGGSEGAARTVVAAARRVIRALGDAGYGARLLTASEIEQAALRISHGVPATEWAPTRRHVALASAFDSGGAFDPRRIDRRHTAAIWSHPTLASTLVLRLRPGDDGSVRVGALARFTTREADVPSVAGLFPAYGRHAELLTAALPLGVPQLEDRVPLRESRSGELDALALPAGGCGQLIGSDDAGRAVTARLTGPGVRSVHIAGELYLAQQVVFRAVAVGARIVVHTDRSGAWRGLVGSAAGPDRLRLAGEYAGDHDFDTVVYDGVPPTSSMPHATAIHVHIHPDGWPRERPTVSLLQPGAAGGRVVLTVGGERTPLTLVTIAAESTHLGRSRMPDPAPQPG; encoded by the coding sequence GTGCGGCTCGTGGGTGCCCAGTGCGTCGCCGCCCTCGTATGGACGCTGGCGGTGGTGTCGGGGGCGTCCGTGTGGGTGGCCTGCGCGATCGCCGTGCCACCGGCCGCGCTGTGCCTCGTGCGGATCGGCGGACGCGGCACAGCCGAATGGATCGCGACCGTTCTGCGCCGACGCCCGGACGACGTCTCCGTCTCGGGTGTCCTCCGCGACTTCCACGTCGGGTCGGCAGTCCCGGTGGGGGTGCTATGGGACGGCCCGTACGCGACCGTGGTTCTCGAACCGTTCTCACCGGCCGGTGCGATCACCCGACTCGGGCGCGACAGCGAGGAGACGGGGCGAACGCTCCCCCTCGACGCGATCGCCGCCTGCCTGTACCGGCACGACGTCGTCCTGGACGGGATCGATGTCGTGGTGCAGGGGCGCCGGGTTCGCGACTCGACCCCCGCGGGGCAGGCCTACGCACAGTTGCTGGGCCCGCTTCCCGCCGCGGCCGAACGCACGGTGCGGGTGGTGCTCCGACTCGACGTCACGTCCTGCGCGGCCGCTGCCGCCCGTCGGGGCGGAGGCTCCGAGGGTGCCGCCCGGACCGTCGTCGCGGCGGCGCGGCGCGTGATCCGCGCGCTCGGCGACGCCGGGTACGGTGCGCGACTGCTCACCGCGAGCGAGATCGAACAGGCCGCGCTGCGCATCTCCCACGGGGTCCCGGCGACGGAGTGGGCCCCGACGCGCCGGCACGTCGCCCTGGCCTCCGCGTTCGACTCGGGCGGCGCCTTCGACCCACGTCGGATCGACCGCCGCCACACGGCGGCGATCTGGTCGCATCCAACTTTGGCGTCGACACTGGTCCTCCGGTTGCGACCGGGTGATGACGGGTCGGTTCGGGTCGGGGCGCTGGCACGGTTCACCACGCGCGAGGCGGACGTCCCCTCGGTGGCCGGACTGTTCCCGGCGTACGGACGTCACGCCGAACTCCTCACAGCGGCATTGCCCCTCGGGGTTCCGCAACTGGAAGACCGGGTTCCCTTGCGCGAATCGCGTAGCGGGGAACTCGACGCCCTCGCTCTTCCGGCCGGTGGGTGTGGGCAGCTCATCGGATCGGACGACGCCGGTCGCGCCGTCACCGCGCGTCTCACCGGTCCCGGAGTCCGCTCGGTCCACATCGCGGGCGAGTTGTATCTCGCCCAGCAGGTGGTCTTCCGCGCCGTCGCGGTGGGGGCGCGGATCGTCGTCCACACCGACCGGTCCGGTGCGTGGCGCGGCCTGGTCGGATCCGCGGCCGGACCCGACCGGCTGCGTCTGGCGGGCGAGTACGCGGGCGACCACGATTTCGACACGGTCGTCTACGACGGCGTCCCGCCCACCTCGTCCATGCCGCACGCGACCGCGATCCACGTGCACATCCACCCGGACGGATGGCCGCGCGAGCGCCCCACGGTGTCGTTGCTCCAACCCGGAGCGGCCGGGGGCCGTGTGGTGCTCACGGTAGGCGGCGAACGCACGCCTCTCACCCTCGTGACGATCGCGGCGGAGAGCACCCATCTCGGCCGGTCGCGCATGCCGGATCCGGCGCCTCAGCCGGGATAG